One window of Bacteroides sp. AN502(2024) genomic DNA carries:
- a CDS encoding GAF domain-containing protein, with protein sequence MAENLIISTGSKEEKYRELLPQLHALVSTETDLIANLANMAAALKQTFGFFWVGFYLVKKEELVLGPFQGPIACTRIRFGRGVCGTAWKEARTLIVPDVEQFPGHIACSSDSKSEIVVPILKQGKVVGVLDIDSDTLDSFDTIDARYLEEICTYIG encoded by the coding sequence ATGGCAGAAAATTTAATCATCAGCACGGGAAGCAAGGAAGAGAAGTACCGGGAGTTACTTCCGCAACTACATGCTTTGGTAAGTACGGAGACGGATCTCATAGCCAATCTTGCCAACATGGCAGCAGCCTTAAAACAAACTTTCGGTTTCTTCTGGGTAGGCTTTTATCTTGTGAAGAAAGAAGAACTCGTATTAGGTCCGTTCCAAGGTCCCATTGCCTGTACCCGCATCCGCTTCGGTAGAGGAGTTTGCGGCACAGCCTGGAAAGAAGCCCGTACACTGATTGTTCCCGATGTAGAGCAGTTTCCCGGACACATAGCTTGTAGCTCGGACTCGAAATCGGAAATAGTAGTACCGATCCTAAAGCAGGGCAAAGTTGTCGGAGTGCTGGATATCGACAGTGATACATTGGATAGTTTTGACACTATCGATGCACGCTATCTGGAGGAGATTTGTACGTATATTGGATAA